The following are encoded in a window of Carya illinoinensis cultivar Pawnee chromosome 15, C.illinoinensisPawnee_v1, whole genome shotgun sequence genomic DNA:
- the LOC122296373 gene encoding uncharacterized protein LOC122296373, translating into MLSCSSSPFGSVVLNSSLSRTSLRPSIFSQTPPYAKPRNSLSLKPTNQYLLRFPRSKTRATLDEKEQSTAATPLLDQDEQPNKEVEESVEVLKKAAKTRKVSEEEVLSALSVIEKAKIDPSGFLDTLGGSKSPGRTWMLIFTAEKQVNRGRYFPLTAIQRFDAAAKRIENGVYLGPIGCLTFEGRFSWKQRILAFIFECIRIKIGPLKPLEISLGQKEDRDPSNKDPFFIWFYVDEEIAVARGKSGGTAFWCRCRRVTT; encoded by the exons ATGCTGTCTTGCTCGTCCTCTCCCTTCGGTTCTGTGGTCTTAAACTCATCATTATCTAGAACTTCACTCAGACCGTCCATTTTCTCTCAGACACCACCTTATGCGAAGCCCAGAAACTCCCTTTCCCTTAAACCCACAAACCAATATCTTCTCAGATTTCCCAGATCAAAAACCAGAGCAACCCTCGATGAAAAGGAACAAAGTACTGCCGCCACCCCACTTCTTGACCAGGATGAACAGCCCAATAAA GAAGTTGAGGAGAGTGTGGAAGTGCTGAAAAAGGCTGCTAAGACAAGAAAGGTTTCGGAAGAGGAGGTTTTGTCTGCTCTTTCTGTGATtgaaaaggcaaaaattgaTCCCTCCGGTTTTCTTGATACGCTTGGTGGATCAAAATCCCCTGGCAGAACATGGATGCTTATTTTTACCGCTGAG AAGCAAGTGAACCGGGGTCGTTATTTTCCTCTTACAGCTATTCAGAGGTTCGATGCAGCC GCAAAGAGAATCGAAAATGGGGTATATCTTGGACCAATTGGATGCTTAACCTTTGAAGGCAGATTTTCTTGGAAGCAGAGAATACTGGCTTTCATTTTCGAGTGTATTCGGATAAAAATTGGGCCACTGAAGCCTTTAGAGATCAGCCTTGGCCAGAAAGAAGATAGGGATCCAAGCAACAAGGATCCTTTCTTTATCTGGTTTTatgttgatgaagaaatagcAGTGGCTCGAGGCAAGAGTGGGGGGACTGCATTTTGGTGTCGCTGTCGCCGTGTCACTACTTGA
- the LOC122296891 gene encoding glutathione S-transferase U7-like, whose protein sequence is MGEVQVIGASLSLFCWRIEWALKLKGVEYEYIEEDLRNKSSILLQYNPVHKKVPVLVHKGKPVVESLVILEYIDKTWKQNPILPADPFEKSVVRFWSRFVDEKCVVGAWAAYCAQEHEKEEAIKSAQESLGILDKQIESKKFIGGEKLGFLDMVVGSLPNWLEFIEELGGIKLVDPEKFPSLHAWAQNFVEIPIIKERIPMAEDLINYFKTSGLAPHKK, encoded by the exons ATGGGAGAAGTACAAGTGATTGGTGCATCTCTAAGTCTTTTTTGCTGGAGAATTGAATGGGCTTTAAAGCTCAAGGGGGTAGAATATGAGTATATTGAAGAAGATTTAAGAAACAAGAGTTCCATTCTTCTCCAGTACAATCCTGTGCATAAGAAGGTTCCTGTGCTTGTGCACAAGGGAAAACCGGTTGTTGAGTCCCTTGTCATCCTTGAGTACATTGACAAAACATGGAAACAGAACCCCATATTGCCTGCAGATCCTTTTGAAAAATCTGTCGTGAGATTCTGGTCTAGGTTTGTTGATGAAAag TGTGTTGTTGGAGCTTGGGCTGCTTATTGTGCACAAGAACATGAGAAAGAGGAAGCTATAAAGTCCGCACAAGAATCATTAGGAATTCTGGATAAGCAGATTGAAAGTAAGAAATTTATTGGAGGAGAAAAACTGGGTTTCCTAGACATGGTTGTGGGTTCTTTACCTAACTGGCTGGAGTTCATAGAAGAATTAGGAGGTATAAAGTTGGTTGATCCAGAGAAGTTCCCATCACTCCATGCATGGGCACAGAATTTTGTTGAAATCCCAATCATCAAAGAGAGGATACCAATGGCAGAAGATCTAATTAACTACTTCAAAACTTCTGGGCTAGCGCCTCACAAGAAGTAG
- the LOC122296372 gene encoding UDP-glycosyltransferase 89B2-like, which produces MSTTCVHIAAYPYPASGHIIPMLDLTHLLLTRGLTVTIFVTPSNIPLLQPLFSGHPSSLHHFVLPELDIKLPPLTWLFVKARALRELHFPILLEWFRSHSSPPVAIISDFFFGWTNDLALELCVPRVVFSPSGAFGLSFSFSLWRDPPKNDDPEDMNSQFKFPKLPCSPTYPWWQIPEHHRSLKGDPDVEFFRENIMVANMMSWGLIFNSFAGLEGVYLEHLKREVGHDRVWAVGPVLPPDHHGAQQESIVRGGVSSVPCHQVMTWLDSRPDDSVVYVCFGSRTVLRRTEMDLLTSALEQSGVGFVFCVRVSSMQDNEPRESANDGVIPNGFEDRVRGRGFVIRGWAPQVSILRHRAVGAFLSHCGWNSLLEGIVAGVVMLTWPMDGDQFTNAKLLEEQFGVAIRTGEGTQIVPQSEELARLLVASVDGSRPERARAKKLSNEALGAVLKGGSSYEDLGELVKLLSDLQK; this is translated from the coding sequence ATGTCCACCACTTGCGTGCACATTGCCGCTTATCCCTACCCGGCCTCCGGCCACATCATACCCATGCTCGATCTCACCCACCTCTTACTCACTCGCGGCCTCACTGTCACTATTTTTGTCACCCCCTCTAACATCCCTTTACTTCAACCCCTCTTCTCCGGACACCCTTCTTCTCTCCATCACTTTGTCCTCCCCGAGCTCGACATCAAGCTGCCCCCACTGACGTGGCTCTTCGTCAAGGCTCGCGCTTTGCGTGAGCTTCACTTTCCCATTCTCCTCGAATGGTTCCGATCCCACTCCTCACCCCCCGTCGCGATCATTTCGGATTTCTTTTTCGGCTGGACCAACGATCTCGCTCTCGAGCTCTGCGTTCCACGGGTCGTTTTTTCGCCGTCCGGTGCCTTTGGGCTGTCGTTTTCTTTTTCACTGTGGCGCGACCCCCCTAAAAATGATGATCCGGAAGATATGAACTCCCAGTTTAAGTTTCCGAAACTCCCGTGTTCCCCAACTTACCCATGGTGGCAGATCCCAGAGCATCACAGAAGCCTCAAAGGAGACCCAGATGTGGAGTTCTTTAGAGAAAACATAATGGTGGCCAACATGATGAGTTGGGGACTGATATTTAACTCGTTCGCCGGCTTGGAGGGCGTTTACTTGGAGCATTTGAAGAGAGAAGTAGGACATGATCGGGTGTGGGCTGTGGGACCAGTATTGCCTCCTGATCACCACGGTGCTCAACAGGAATCCATTGTTAGAGGTGGAGTAAGCTCTGTGCCGTGCCATCAGGTCATGACCTGGTTGGATTCTCGTCCGGACGACTCGGTTGTCTACGTTTGCTTTGGGAGTCGCACGGTGTTGAGACGCACGGAAATGGATCTGCTGACTAGTGCGTTAGAGCAGAGTGGGGTGGGGTTTGTTTTTTGCGTAAGGGTGTCGTCGATGCAGGACAACGAGCCACGCGAGAGTGCCAATGACGGCGTGATTCCCAACGGGTTCGAAGATCGCGTAAGGGGCAGGGGTTTTGTGATTAGGGGGTGGGCGCCACAGGTTTCGATACTGAGGCACCGAGCCGTCGGCGCATTCTTGAGCCACTGTGGGTGGAACTCGTTGCTGGAAGGGATCGTTGCCGGAGTAGTGATGTTGACATGGCCAATGGATGGAGACCAGTTCACAAATGCCAAGTTGTTGGAGGAGCAGTTTGGGGTGGCGATCCGAACTGGGGAGGGAACTCAGATCGTTCCCCAGTCCGAGGAGTTGGCTCGGTTATTGGTAGCATCGGTGGATGGATCTCGGCCCGAGAGGGCTCGAGCCAAAAAACTGAGTAACGAAGCCTTGGGTGCGGTACTCAAAGGCGGAAGTTCATACGAAGATTTAGGTGAGTTGGTGAAGCTGTTGTCTGATCTTCAAAAGTAA